CCGCTGCGGGTTCGCCACCTTGCCGGCGGGCACGGTCGCCGATTCCAGGCCGAGAAAGGCCCAGAGGGTGAGCGTGCCGGCTGTCGAGATCGCGGCCAGCCCGATCGCCGGCCGGTGCGGATCGGGCAGGGAGAGGTCGCCCTGCGGCGCGGCCATCGCGGCGATGATCACCACCGCGACCAGCGGCAGCACCTTCAGCGCCGTGGCGATCAGCTGGACCCAGCCCGCGTTGCGCGTGCCGCTGATGTTGATCGCGGTCATCGTCCAGACCAGCAGGATCGTGATACCGGTGGAAAGCAGCGCGTCGGTGGCGAGTGTCGGCACGAAGGCGGACATGTAGCTGACCGCCGCGACGGCGATCGCGCCATTGCCGACGAACAAGGATATCCAATAGGCCCAGGCGACGAAGAAGGCGAGGTCGTTGCCGAACGCCGCGCGCACATAGACATAGGGCCCGCCCGTCTGCGTGTGGCTGCGGCACAACCCTGCGAAGACGGCGGCGATGGCAAGGCTGCCGGCGATGGTGATTCCCCAGGCGGGAATGACGTTCCAGCCATAGGGCGCCAGGCTGGCGGGCAGGAGATAGACCCCCGATCCGATCATGTTGCCGACGACCAGCGCCGTCGCCATGATCGGCCCCAGGGGGCGGTTCTCCTTACCCGTCATGCTGAACGTGTTTCAGCATCCGCCCGGCCTCCCGGACAAGCCCATCGACAGCGCGGAACAGGACGCGCTTGCTATTCCCCTGCAACTGATGACACGCCCGGGTTCAGCATGACGCCTCCTTGGATGCGAACCTTCCTCAGAAACGCTGCGAGACCTTCATGCCGAACAGCTGTGGCTTGACCGGATAGGACCGCGCCACCGTACCGCAGATCGTCGCCGGGCAGAAGGTGTTGCGGCTCAGTATCCCGCGTTTGTCGAAGGCATTCTGGATGAAGGCCTCCACGCTGATCTCGCCGAACTTCGTGCCTGCCGAGAAATCGAACGTCGTGAAGCCCGTGGTGCGCCCGACCGCGAGATCGTCGGCGGTGGCGAGGAAGTTCTTGACCCCGCCCTGGCGCAGCACGCTGCCCTGTACGAAACTGTCCCGGCCGCCCAGGTCGAAATCATAGCGGACGGTGCCGGTTCCCTTGAACTTGGGCTGCACGGTCAGCCGGGCGCCCTTGGGCGCGGCGACGGTGCCGAGCGTGCAATCCGAATTGCCGGCCGCGTTGATCGAGCAGAAAGGCGTGCTCAGCTTGGCGTCGGTGAAGGTGCCGGTGGCGCTCAGCGTCAGCCCGCCGGTGCGATACTGGACGTCGAACTCGGCGCCATAGATGCGCGCATCGCCCGAATTGTAGATGTTGACGACGCCGGCCGAGCCGACCGGCGCGAGCGTATATTGGAGCTTCTTCCACCTCATATAATAGGCCGAGCCGTTGAAGCGGAGCTTGCGATCGAGCCAGGCCGTCTTCCAGCCGAGCTCGAAATTGTCGAGCGTATCGGCATCATAGGGGTTGATGCCGGGCCGGCGGTTGTTGCCGCCGGGCCGGAAGCCGGTCGAATAGGTGGCATAGACCATGCGATCGCGGTCGACCTGCCAGCTGAGGCTGACCTTGTGGGTTTCGCCGCTCTCCTTGTAGGTCTTGTCCACATTGACGCAGCTGCCCAGGGTGATCGGCACCGCGCAGCCGCTGGCGGCGGCGTTGGAGGCGAAGCCCGAAAAGCCCTTCAAACTGTTGCGTGCCCGGAACACGCGGATGCCGCCGGTCAGCTTCAGGTCGTCGGTGATCTTGTAATAGGCCTCGCCGAAAGCCGCATAGTCGCGCGCGATGATGCGCGTATCGGTGACGAAGATGTCGTCGCCGAACACCGCGAAGGTGCTGGGGATCGAGCCGAAACCGGGTATCGTATAGTCGGCGAGGTTCTTGTTGCTCTGGCGCTGGATGAACAGGCCGGCGGTGAAGCTGAACGGATTGCTCTGGTCGGAGCTGAGCCGGATCTCGTGGCTCTGCTTGGTCAGCCGCTGTTCGTTGTGATAGCGCATCGACGGGTCGAGGAAGCCGCCATTGCCGTCCGGGAAATTGGTGTAGAACGTGTCCAGCGTGTCGTAATAGACCGTGTAATAGCTGTAATCCTGATCGTTATCGATCGAGCGTTCCAGATAGCCGCCCGAATAGAGCAGGTCGAAATTGCCGATCTTGCCCTCGATGGTCAGCGCCGCCTGATACCATTTGTCGAGATTGCGGTCCGGCGCATATTCATGGACCTGGAGGTCGCCGACGCGCGGATCGAAACCGAACGAGCCCTTGGCCTTCTGGTGCTGGGCGATGATCGTCGGCGTCATCGTCCAGTTGTCATCGAGATCGATGCCCAGCGCCACGCGGCCGCCATAGGTCTCGAGCGTGTTGAAGTTCTTCTTCACCTCCGCCGCGTTGTTGACGGTCAGGTTGGTGGTGGGATCGCCGTCGGACAGGGTGAAGGTCCGCGTGCCCGGCGTATTGTCGATATAGCCGCCATCGCGCCGGTAGAAGCCGACCACGCGCAGCGCCGTCTTCTCGCTGAGCGGCACGTTGAGGAAGGCTTCGGCAACGCCGCCGGCCTCGCCCTCGCCGAATTTGTTGAGGGTCAGGTCGTAGCCGCCCTCGAACACGCCCTGCTTGGGCTTGTTGGTGATCAGGCGGATCGTGCCGGCCAGCGAGCTGGCGCCGTAGAGCGTGCCCTGCGGCCCGGACAGCGCCTCGACGCGGGCGAGGTCATAGGCATGGACGTCGAGCATCGCGCCGATCGTGCTGACCGGGATTTCGTCGAGATAGACGCCCACCGTCGGCAGCGAGCCGCCGGGCAGGTTGATGCCGCCGGTCGAGACGCCGCGGATCGAGATGTCGGACTGCGACGGGCCATAGGTCTGGAAGCTGACGCTGGGGAGCAGCTTGCTATAGTCGTCGAGACCCGTGACCTGATGTTGGGCCAGCGTCTCGGTGCCGAGAGCCTGCAGGCTGATCGGCACCCTCTGGATGCTCTCGCTGCGCTTCTGTGCGGTAACGATGATATCGCCTCCGGCGGCCTCGTCCTCCGGTGCTGCCTGTGCGAAGGCCGCGGCGGGGGAGAGCAGGACGGTCGAGGCGAGAAGAAGACCCGCCATGGTGCGGCGCGCGGGCTGGGAGGACTTCAAGGTCATGACGGGCCCCTTTTTTATCAGGAGCCCAGTTCCCCATGAAATTTGTTTCGGCGCAAGAAGCTAAGCGTGGCCGCTGCCTACAAGCCTGTTAATTTTATGCTGTGTTGCGGAATGAACACAGCGGCGGAACCTCCGGATAGTGGTCGAGCACGGGGCCGAGGGCATCGCGCAGCGGCCCCAGCATCGCGTCATAGGGGCGCCACTGGCCGACCCCGTCGCGGTTGATCGGCCGGCGTACCTGTTCGCTGCTTGCGGTGCGCACCGCCCGCCCGCTCTGGTGGAAATCGAGACAGGCCTGTTCGAAGGGCAGGCCCAGCGCGTCTAGCAGCGCGCGCACTTCGCCCTCGGGATTATCGATCAGCCGCTCGTGGATGACGCGGTGGACCTTGCCCGGCATCGCCGCGTCGAAATGCGCCATCAGCCGCACATAATCCGCATAATAGCGCCCCATGTCCTCCAGCCCGTAGCTGAACCCCTGGCCGCGCGCGAAATGCTGGCGGAAGTTGGAGAAGCAGCAGTCGAGCGGATGGCGGCGCGCGTCGATGATCCGGGCGTTGGGCAGGATCAGCGCGATGAAGCCGGCATGCAGCCAGTTGTTGGGCAGCTTGTCGATGAAGAAGGGCTTGTGCTCGCGCCGCTGCACCCGCGTCGCATCGAGATAGTCCCGGCCCAGCATCGCCAGCTGCTCGGGCGTGAGCTGTTCGAGCCTGCCCAGCGTCCCCGCCTTGGCCAGCAGCCGGGGGATGTCGGGCAGCTCCATCGTCCCTTCGACCTGCGAATGGCACGCCAATATCTGCTCGATCAGCGTCGATCCCGCGCGCGGCATGCCGAGGATGAAGATCGGATCGGGGGCCGGGCAGCCCTGGCCGGCGCGCGCGGCGAGGAAATCGGGGGTGAAGTGCGTTATGGCGGTGTCGACCTGCCGGCTCGTCTCGTCCGGATCATAGCCGATCTGGGCGCGGCGGATCGCGTTGCCGCTGGCAAAATGGGCGAAGGCCTCGCCATGCTCGCCGCAATCGTCGAGGGCCTTGCCCAGCGCGAAGTCGAGGTGGAGCCGGTCGTCGTCGGCAAGGCCGGGCGTCAGCAGCGCCCGCTTCATCGCGTCGCGATCCTCGGCGGCAAGGGCGACCGTCTTGAGATTGGCGAGGCTCCACCAGATCTCGCCGACCGTCGGATCGATCGCGAGCCCCTGGCGATAGGCGACGATCGCTTCGTCCTGTCGGCCCACGGTCTTGAGCGCATGGCCGAAACTCATCCAGAGCTTGGGCTGGTCGGCGCGCTGGGCGAGAACGTCGCGATAGAGCGCGATGGCCTCTTCATAGTCGCCGATCCGGCCCAGCACGGCGGCGCGTAGCGTGGCATGTGCCGCATTGCCGGGATCGCGCGCGCTGAGCCGGTCGAGTTCGGCCAGCGCCTCGGTCGTGCGGTTCTGGCGGTGGAGGACGGTGGCGAGGTTGGCCCGCGCGGCCGTGAAGCCCGGCGCCAGTTCGACCGCGCGGCGCAGCAGCGCCTCGGCATCGCGATAGCGGCCGATCCGCGCGGCCAGCTCGGCCATCATCCGGATCGCCGCGACGTCGAGCGGGCTGGCCTTCAGCCGGGCGCGCAGCAGCGGCTCGGCGACGTGCAGTTCATTGGCGACGAGGGCCGCCGCCGCCTTCTGGAGATCGGGATCGGCGACCGAGGCGCGGATCGCCTCCAGTTCGGTCTGTTCGGCGGCATCCTCATGCCCCAGCGCGCGGTGGATGCGGCCGAGCAGCCGAAGCAGGTCGGGATGGCCCGGCATGCGCGCGATCAGGGCATTGGCAATGGCCAGGGCGGCGGCGGGATCGCTGTCGATCAGGGCCGAGGCATGGGCGAAGGCCTTGTCGAGAGGATCCTCCTGGGCTTGGCCGTTCAGAGTCCTTCCTCCGCCAGTCGCAACATCACCAGCGTAGAGAGCATCGCGCGTTCGGGCAAACTCTCGACGATCAGATATTCGTCCGGCGAGTGGATCGCCCCGCCGCGCGCGCCCATCGTGTCGACGACCGGCACGCCGCAGGCCGCGATGTTGTTGCCGTCGCAGACGCCGCCGCTTGCCCTGTGACCGATCGGCCGGCCGAGGCGGGCCGCGCTGTCCTCGACCAGCGCGAACAGTTTCGCGGCGTGGGCATCGATCGGCTTGGGCGGTCGCCCGAAACCGCCATGGACGTGGATCGAAACGTCATGTTCGGCCGCGACGGCGCGCGCCAGTTCGTCGATCAGCGTCCGCGCGGCGGCTTCGTCCTCGGGCAGGGCGGGGCGCAGGTTCACGCGCAGCACCGCCCGGTCGGGCACCATGTTGTTCGGCCCGCCGCCGTCGATCCGCGCCGGGTTGATCGCCAGGCCGGCTCGGCGGGCGCGGGCAAGGCGCAGCGCCAGGTCTCCCGCCGCGACGATCGCGTTGCGGCCGTCCTCGGGATTGCGTCCGGCATGCGCCGAACGGCCGGTGACGACCATCGAGAAATTGCCGCTGCCCGGTCGCGCGCCGGCCAGCGTGCCGTCGGGCAGGGCGGACGGCTCATAGGTCAGCGCCGCGAGCTTGCCGCGCGCGGCTGCTGCGATCAGCGCTGCGGAGCCCGGCGACCCGATCTCCTCGTCGGAATTGATCACCACCTCATAACCGATCCGCGCCGCCAGCGGCGACGTCTCCAGCCCCGCCAGCGCCGCCAGCATCAGCGCGATGCCGCCCTTCATGTCGGCGACGCCGGGGCCGTTGATCAGCGCGCCGCCCTCCAGATCGGTGAGCGTCTGGAAAGGATGATCGGCCGCATAGACCGTATCCATATGCCCGGTCAGCACCAGCTGGACCGGCGCGTCGGCCCGCACCCGGACATGCAGGTTGCGGCCGAAGGCGAGGGGCTGCGCCTGCCCGCCGCCGTCGATCGCCTCGCCCGGCACCGCGTCGATCAGCCGAACGTCGCCGGGCAGGATCGCAAAGGCATCGGCCAGCATCCCCGCCATCGCCGCCAGCCCTTCGAGATTGCGCGAGCCGCTGTTGACCGCGCTCCACCCCCGCACCTGCGCCAGCATCGGCGCCCCTGCGGCGGCATCCAGCGCGGCGCGATGCCGCTCGATCACAGCAATCGCCCGCCCAGTTCGCCGGTCAGGTCGATGACGCTGTCGGCCTCGAAGCTGGCGACCGGATAGGCGCAGTAATCGGCGGCATAATAGGCGCTCGGCCGGTGGTTGCCCGATTGGCCGAGCCCGCCGAACGGCATGTTGGCGGCGGCGCCCGTCGTCGGCCGGTTCCAGTTCACCACCCCGGCGCGCGATCGGGCGAGGAAGCGCTCCCACAGCGCGGGGTCATCGGCGAGCAGCCCGGCCGAAAGGCCGAAGCTGGTCCGGTTCGCCGCCTCGATCGCCGCATCGAAGTCGGCCACACGGATCACCTGCAGCACCGGCGCGAATATCTCGGCATCGGGCATGTCGAGCCCGGTCACGTCATAGATGCCCGGCGTGACGAAGGCGTCGCTGCGGTCCAGCCGTTCGAAGGGCAGCAGCGTCCTCGCCCCCTTCGCCTTCAGCGCCGCCACCCCGTCGATCGCCGCCTGCGCGGCGCGGGCCGAGATCAGCGGCCCCATATAGGGCTCCTCCACGTCGTCCCAGGCACCGATGCGCAGCCGGTCGGCCAGGGTGTGGACCGCCTCGATCGTCGCGTCGCCCTCGACGCCCGCCGGCACGATCAGCCGCCGCGCGCAGGAACAGCGCTGGCCGGTGGTGACGAAGGCGGACTGAACGATCGCCGCCGCCATCGTCTCCGCATCGCCCCAGGCGATCAGCGGATTGTTGCCGCCCAGCTCCAGCGCCAGCACGACATGCGGCCGATCGACCATCAGCCGCCGGAAATGCGCGCCGGTGGTCGCGGAGCCGGTGAACAGCAGCCCGTCTATGTCGGCGCCGATCAGCGCCGCGCCCTGGTCGCGCCCGCCCTGGACCAGCTGGAACACATGGCTTGGCACGCCGGCATCGTGCAGCGCGCGCGCCATGTGCTGGCCGGTCAGCGGGGTTTCCTCGGACGGCTTGAAGATCACGCAGTTGCCGGCGAGCAGGGCAGGGACGATATGGCCGTTGGGCAGGTGCCCCGGGAAATTATAGGGGCCCAGCACCGCCATCACGCCATGCGGCTTGTGGCGCAGCACGGCGCGGCCGAAGGCGGTATCCGCCCGGCGGGTGCCGGCGCGCTCGGCCTGCGCGGCGATCGACACCGCCACCTTGCCCACCATCGAGGCGACCTCGGTCTTCGTCTCCCAAAGCGGCTTGCCGGTCTCTCGGGATATGTCGCGGGCGATGTCGTCGGTGCGCGCCTTCAGCGCCTCGGCATAGGCCTCGAGGATGGCGGTCCGTTCCTCCACCGGCCGGCCGGCCCAGCCCGGCAGCGCGGCGCGGGCCCGCTCGACGATCGCGGGGATGGCAGTGGGGGCGGTCTCCTCGCCCTCCCAGATGGTCTGTCCGGTCGCGGGATCGATCGAGCGCATCATTGCCTTACCCTCACCATCTCCCCCGGCGCCACCCGCAGCGCCTCGATCGCCGCTGCGCCGATCATCGCCCGTCCATCCTCGAACCGCACCTTGGCCCGCACGGCGCGGAACCCGTCCACCGAGGCCGTCGAAACCAGCAGTTCGGGCGCATCGCCCGGATCGCCCGCCGCGCAGGGCAGCGCCACGGTCCGCTGGATCGTGGTGATGCTGTCGCGCGGCACCGAATAGGTCGGCCCGCCATCGAAGATGTCGACCAGCCCCGATCCCCGGAACCCCTCATTCTCCAGCATCGCCCGCGCCGCCTCGCCCTCGACATGCACCTTGCCGATCGCCTGGTGCGCGGCATCGGGGATCAGCTCGACATAGATGGGGTGGCGCGGGGCCAGGTCCAGGATGAACTGGCCGTCGGTCGACATCACCATATGGTCGGCCTCGTCGAACGGCAGGCGGAAGAATTTGGAAGCGACGCCTTCCCAGAAGGGGCATGTGCCGTCGGGCGAGAAATAGCCGCGCAGTTCGGCCATCACCGTTTCGGAGAAGCGCGGCCGGTCGACGCCGATCAGCATGTAGCGCGATCGGGCGAGCAGGCTGCCGGCGCCGCCCGACCGCCGCTCGGGGCGCAGGTAGAGCGATCCCACCTCGGTCCAGCCGGCGCATTCGTTGACCAGCACCAGCGCCTGATGATCGAAGCGGGTGCCGATCGCGGAGCTGAACTGGGCCAGGGTCATCACCCGGAAGGAGAAATGCGGCCGGGAAACGCCCACCGCCGCGCGCACCCCGCACAGCCCCTCGATCCGGCCGGTCTCCATGTCCTCCAGCATCAGCGTGTACCAGGCCTCGCGCGGCGCGATCGCGCCGGTGAAGCTGGCTTCGGACAGGGTGAGCCGGTCGAGCAGCGTGGTTTCGTCCTCGGGCAGGCTGGTGAAGCCGCGTCCCGACAGGACGGCGAGTTCCATCAGTGAACCGAGATCGGAGGGGCCGGCGGGACGGACGACGAGCATCGGGGCTTTGTGCGCCTTTCGCTTCCTGAGTTCAAATCCGGGCGAGCAGCGCGTCGAGCGCGTCATGCGCCGCGCCCACCGCATCCCACAGCGCCGGATCGGCGAGCTGCGCGGCATCGATGCTCTCGGGCCAATGGCGCTCCACCAGCGCGCACAGCGTCTCCCAGCGCCGCTCGTCGAGCAGGAAGCGCGGATCGATCGCGGCGCGGGCCGCCTCGTCCACCGGCACGCGCAGCCGCAGGCAGGCCGGGCCGCCACCGTTGCGCATGCTCTCGCGCACGTCGACCACGATCGCCTCGTTGATCGGGTTGTTCGCGGCCAGGATCGCCTCCACCGCTGTCCAGACTCGCGGATTATCGCGGCACTCGCTAGGCAGCACCAGCGCCATGCCGGCCTCGGGCAGGGTGACGAGCTGCGAGTTGAACAGATAGGAGCCGATCGCATCGTCCAGCCCGATGCTGTCCACCTCCACCGCGACGAATCCGGGCACCGCGCGCCCGGCCGCCGCGAACAGCGCGTCGCGGTCGGCGAACGCGTGGGCATGGGCCAGCAGCACATTCTCGTTGGCGACGGCGACCACATCATTGTGGAAGGCGCCGGCCTCGATCGCCTCCTGCGATTGCAGCATATGGAAACCGTCCACCCCCGCGAGCCGCGCCACCGCCTCGCCCGCCCGGCGTGCCTGGCGTTCGGGAAAGCGGCTGCCGCGCGGGGCGCCATGGATGAAGATGTTCAGCCCTCGCGCGCCATGCTCCGGCGCGATGCGCATATGATTTGCTGCACCCTCGTCGCTGAAATGCTGCGTCCCCGGCAGCGCCGGATGGACCATGAAATGATCCCCGTCGCGAAAGATGGTGCGCAGCATCCGAAAGCTGTCCGGCGCCTCGAAGCTCCGGTGCAGCATCGTCGCGAGATTGGCCGTGACGAGATGGACCCGGCCGTCGCCGCTGTCGGGGGCCGCGATCACGGTCGCGGCATTGGCCGCCCACATCGCCGACGCCGAACAGGCATTGTTGAACAGGATCGGATCGTCAGAGGCTGCTGCCGCCAGCACCTCCCGGTCGCTCCCGCCATAGCCCAGCGCGCGCAATGCTGCGGTGGCGGGCCGGCGGGGCGGTGGCAGGAAACCCTGCACAAGGCCCCGGTCCATCAGCCGCTTCATCTTGGCCAGGCCCTGCAGCGCCGCCGCGCGGGGCTGCGAGACCGCACCCGCATTGGTCGCGCTGGCGATGTTGCCGGGTGAAAGGCCGGCATAATTGTGCACCGGGCCGATCAGCCCGTCGAAGTTGATCTCGCGGGTCGTCATAGCGCCAGCCAGCTGATCGGATCGCCTTCCGAAAGGCCCAGTCGCACGGCACTGCCGGGGTCGGTGATCGCCTGGCCGCCCGCCGCCTCCACCGATCCGACGGTGCAGCAAAAATCGCTGCCCCGGCCATCGGCGATCAGATGATCGTGCAGCGTATCGCCGCTGTCGGTGCGTATGAAGGTCGCGCTGTGGCGGTGGCGCACCGCCTTCAGCGCGTCGATGTCCGCGATCATGGTCTGGCCGGCGTCGAAGATGTCGACATAGCCTTCGTCCCTGAATCCCTCCTCGATCAGCAGCGCCTGCGCGGCGCGGCCGTCGTCATGGACCCGGCCGATCGCCTTCTGGGCCTCTTGCGACAGCATGTTGACGTAGATCGGCGCGCGCGGCCCCAGATCGGCGATGAACTGGTTGCCGGTGGTGGCGTTGATATGGTCGGCCTCGGCGAAGCTCATCGCATAGAAGCGTCCCCCGACCGCCTCCCAGAAGGGCGAGCTTCCGGCGGCATCGAGCCATCCCCTGAGGTCGGCGATCACCCGCTTGCCGAACATCGCCCGGTGGCAGGCGATGAACAGATAGCGGCTGCGCGCGATCATCCGGCCATAGCCGCCGCGCCGCAATTCGGGATCGATCACCAGCCCGCCGACCTCGGCGCAATCCTCGAGATCGTTGGTCAGGGTGAGCACCGGGAAGCGTACCATCCGCCCGTCGATGCTGGAGCGTTGGGTCGTATGGCTGATCCGGTAGCTGTAGAAGGGCCAGTCGACCCCGACCCGGGGAAAGATCATGCCGCAGCCGCGCACCTGGCCGCCCACCTCGATCACCAGGATGATCGCGCCGCCGGGTTCACCCCCGGAAAGCAGCTCGGCGCTGCGCTCGATCCGCTGCCGCAATACCACGCGGTCGCGCGGCAGGTTGGTGAAGCCGGTGCCGGCGCGGTCGGCGAGCACGAGCAGCGCGTCGAGATCGTCGCTGCGGACCGGGCGAATCCTGATCGCGGGGGCGAGGCTCATGCACCATCATAATCGTAACAAATGAGACTGGTCTAGCTCTTTCGCCGCTGGAGCTAGGGCGATGACGGGGCCGATTCCGTCATTCCGGACTTTATCCGGGGCGACGATGCTTCTGCCTGACGACGGGTTTGCCCTATCCCATGGCCCAGCTTGAAGGCGGGTGGGAAAGGGGGCAAAGCTCGCCCATGCCGCTCCCCGATCTCATGATGGTCCGTTCCGTCCTGCCATGGCTCGACATCGCCGGAATCGGGGTGTTCGCGATCAGCGGTGCGCTGGCAGCGGCGCGGCGGGAGTTGACGATCGTCACCTTCGTCTTCTTCGCGGCGGTGACGGGTACGGGCGGGGGCACCCTGCGGGATCTGCTGATCGGAGCACCCGTCTTCTGGATTCACGATAATCGCGCCCTGGCGATATGTCTGCTCGCGGCGCTGGCCGTATGGGTGACGCCAAGGCGGATATGGTCGGACCAGGCGATATTGTGGTTCGACGGGATCGGGCTCGCGGCCTATGCGGTGTTCGGATCATGGAAGGCGCTGGCCTATGGCGTCCCGCCGCTCGGCGCCGCGATGATGGGGGTGATCACCGCCTGCATGGGCGGCGTCATCCGCGACGTGCTGGCCGGGGAGCCGTCGATCCTGCTGCGTCCCGAACTCTACGTCACCGTCGCGGCGCTGACCGCCGGCCTGTTCGTCCTGCTGATGCTGCTCGGCGCGCCGCTGCTGCCGGCGGCGGGGCTGGCCGCGCTCGCCGGCTTCGCCCTGCGGGCGCTGGCCATAGTCCGCGGCATCCATCTGCCCGGCTATCGCGGCTGATCGCCGCGGATGCGGCCGTCATTAACCCTGGCGACAGCTTCGTTTCGCCAGGGGAACCCTCATGGGCATCGAACGTAGAGTCGTCGACAGTTTGTTGAGGTGTGGTGATGCGTAACCGGATTTTCGCGGTGTCGGCGATGGCGCTGATGGTGTCGGCCTGTGGGCCCAAGCAGCTCGCGCTGCCCGGCGATCCGATCGGCAAGGCGGCGACCTGCGCCGTGGTGAGCGCCGCCGCCGCGCGTCAGAAATCGCCCGATGTGACGGGCGATCTCGGCTTCGATGACCAGACCCGCATCCTCCATTATGCGATGCTCGCGGCGTCCGATGGCGGCGCCTTCTCGGCCAAGCGCGCGTCGGAAGTGGTCAGCCGGATGGGTGAGGTCGAGGCGGATGTCACCGGCGGCAAATGGCAGGCGCTGGTGAACCCGTGCGACCAGGCCTATCCGCAGGTCAAGAAGACCGCAGGCATCGAATTGCCCAAGGCGCGTTTCGACGCGGCGCTGGGGTGCTACTCGCTGGGCGACTTCCTGGTGAAGACGGTCCAGACCCGGGAGCCCCGGGCACAGGAAACCCTGTCCGAGCTCATGAAGATGCGCCGCGATCTCGACGGCACTGTCGGCTCCGGCCTGCGCGCGCGGGGCGCCAGCGAATATGAGAAGACGCTTGCGCTCAAGCAGAAGGCGCTCGGCAAGATGGTCAAGCTTGGTGCGCCTGCCGAGACCGTGAAGGCGTGCACGAGCCGCTTCGCCTGAACCCTCGCCGAACTTGCCGTCGCCCCGGCGGAGGCCGGGGCCGTCAGCGGCTCTTTCGC
The sequence above is drawn from the Rhizorhabdus dicambivorans genome and encodes:
- a CDS encoding N-succinylarginine dihydrolase, coding for MTTREINFDGLIGPVHNYAGLSPGNIASATNAGAVSQPRAAALQGLAKMKRLMDRGLVQGFLPPPRRPATAALRALGYGGSDREVLAAAASDDPILFNNACSASAMWAANAATVIAAPDSGDGRVHLVTANLATMLHRSFEAPDSFRMLRTIFRDGDHFMVHPALPGTQHFSDEGAANHMRIAPEHGARGLNIFIHGAPRGSRFPERQARRAGEAVARLAGVDGFHMLQSQEAIEAGAFHNDVVAVANENVLLAHAHAFADRDALFAAAGRAVPGFVAVEVDSIGLDDAIGSYLFNSQLVTLPEAGMALVLPSECRDNPRVWTAVEAILAANNPINEAIVVDVRESMRNGGGPACLRLRVPVDEAARAAIDPRFLLDERRWETLCALVERHWPESIDAAQLADPALWDAVGAAHDALDALLARI
- a CDS encoding trimeric intracellular cation channel family protein, which produces MPLPDLMMVRSVLPWLDIAGIGVFAISGALAAARRELTIVTFVFFAAVTGTGGGTLRDLLIGAPVFWIHDNRALAICLLAALAVWVTPRRIWSDQAILWFDGIGLAAYAVFGSWKALAYGVPPLGAAMMGVITACMGGVIRDVLAGEPSILLRPELYVTVAALTAGLFVLLMLLGAPLLPAAGLAALAGFALRALAIVRGIHLPGYRG
- a CDS encoding arginine N-succinyltransferase yields the protein MSLAPAIRIRPVRSDDLDALLVLADRAGTGFTNLPRDRVVLRQRIERSAELLSGGEPGGAIILVIEVGGQVRGCGMIFPRVGVDWPFYSYRISHTTQRSSIDGRMVRFPVLTLTNDLEDCAEVGGLVIDPELRRGGYGRMIARSRYLFIACHRAMFGKRVIADLRGWLDAAGSSPFWEAVGGRFYAMSFAEADHINATTGNQFIADLGPRAPIYVNMLSQEAQKAIGRVHDDGRAAQALLIEEGFRDEGYVDIFDAGQTMIADIDALKAVRHRHSATFIRTDSGDTLHDHLIADGRGSDFCCTVGSVEAAGGQAITDPGSAVRLGLSEGDPISWLAL